Below is a window of Pleurodeles waltl isolate 20211129_DDA chromosome 4_1, aPleWal1.hap1.20221129, whole genome shotgun sequence DNA.
TGCGCCATTACCTAATCGTTGCCTACTTTGAATTGGTTTAGGAACTTTAGAGGTAAAAACTTGACCATAGCAAGAACGAGAGGGGTGCTAGGAAGAAATGGGGTGTAGCGCTTCTCTGTTAGATGCAACTACTTTCAACCCTGTATCAGGCTGTCATTGTGGTGTGTAGTATTTTGCTGAGTGATTAAAGTACTTTCATAAACAAGCACTCAGTTGGGCGTTCCGTTACAGTGTCTGATGTTTGGCttttgagttctgagctcttgaataaacaataaaacaaacacacacactctctttctcacttttcgtctctctctctctcactctctctctctctctccccaagaAGACTGTGACTGCTTACCCTTGCTATCTTGAGAGTCAAATATGGAAAGGGTTGGCTCAGTCTGTGGAATCAAGGTCACAAACAACCTCAACCACGACAGTTGTGGCCCAGTGGCCCCTGTCTGTTCTGTGGCTCCCGAACAATTTGACAGACTACCTTACTCTTCCTCCAATTGTATTGCCAATCATTTGCATGTCACACAATTGTACAAAACAAGCCAAATCCCACATTCAGGGATTTATGTGTGTGGCTGAAAGTCCTGGGATTGTCCTTTGGCAGAATTAGGTGATATCACTTAACATTTGAAGATTGTCCAATATGTGTCAGTGAAAAGTGTGAAACTTTAATTTTAGTAGAACTCCAACATCTTCCTGTAAAGAGAGTGTTCAACTGTGACATGTACTATCGTAGctctgtatttatattttaataaactatttCTCATTTTTAAACTTGCCTTTTTAATTTTATTCTGCAGCCCAGCAATTGGAGACAGGAAAAATGAATGAGAAAGATTCCTATACATGCTCTGAATGCAAGATGAACTTTACTCACAAGTCCACCTTAAAACAACATCAACAAATCCACAAGAAGCAAAGATTGTTCCCTTGTACTGAGTGTGAGAAGAGTTTTTTCAAAAAGGCAGACCTTGTAGGGCATCGGAGAATCCACGAAGGTGTGAGACCTTTTCACTGCAATGAGTGTGGGAAAAGTTTTACGCATCGGGCAACTCTTTGTCATCACCGAAAAATACACATAAAGGTGAGGCCTTTTCCCTGTACCGAGTGTGAGAAGAGATTTATCAGTAAGGAAGTTCTTGAGGTGCATCAGAGAATCCACTCAGGGCAGAGACCTTTTTCCTGCACTGAATGCGGAAAGAGCTTTACCACAAAGTCATATCTTAGAGAACATGAAAGAAGACACTCAGGTGTGAGGCCTTTTCATTGCTCTGAGTGTGAGAAAAGCTTTGCTCGTAAGTCACGTCTTctaaatcaccaaagaacacacacaggtGTGAGACCTTTTCAGTGCACTGAGTGTGACAAAGCTTTTGCTCAAAAGTCAAATCTTCATCAGCACCAAAAGCTACACACAGGAATGAGGCCTTTTCCATGCACCGAGTGTGAGAAAGGATTTATTAGTAAGGCAAGTCTTCTTGAGCACCAACGAATACACACAGGTTTGAAGTCCTTTCACTGCACTAAGTGTGACAAACGTTTTACACAAAAATCTAATTTCCTACGGCATCAAATAATACACACAGGACTGAGGCCATATCACTGTAATGTTTGTGAAAAAAGCTTTACTCATAAGTCAACTCTTGTTTCTCACGACCGAATACACTTAGGAGtgaagctccatcagtgcacagagTGTGAGAAAAGCTTTACTCGAAAGTCAACTCTTGTAGTTCACCTAAGAGTACACACAGGGGTGAAGCCCTTTCGCTGTACTGAATGTGAAAAGACTTTTACTCAAAAGATAAATCTCATTGAGCATCAAAGAATACACACAGGAGTGAGGCCATTTCAGTGCAACGAATGTGAGAAAACCTTTGCTCGAAAGTTGGGTCTTCTCGAGCACAAAAGGACGCATGCAGGAGTGAAGCCATTTCATTGCAGCAAGTGTGAGAAAAACTTTACTCGAAGGTCAGATCttacaaatcacaaaaaaatacacaCTGGATAAAGACCATGTTTAGTCTGAAATTGGACCTTATTGAACATGTGAGAATCCACAAACGCCAAGTCTGTTTTGATGCCCTGCGTAGCTTCATAATTTTACACTGaacgctgatatatatatatatagtcttggATAGAATATGAATTCTATTACTGCATATTATGAGGTTTTTTGTATTCAATGTCGACAGACGATAAGCCAAGCGTATGTTCGGAATTTTAGGCTGGTGTTCAACTACATCTGTCGGATATaaagtaaagatttttttttattattaaagaagacattttttatatatatatatatatatatatatatatatatatatatatatatatatatatatatatatatatatacatatttactctTGCAACAATGATTGGACATTGATTATATTAccacatatatatttgctgtttttttaaattatttaagacTAGCGATGTCCCTTCATCTGATCTTTTCCACTGTCTTAAAATAAGACCCTTGCTTTTTTGAAAGGCTAAAAATTACAGCAAGATCGCctgccacttttttgtttttatgtaaaCAAATTAACTTTTTAATCTTGATTCAGTTGATTTGTTCTTAGTGGGTCTTGCAATGTGAACGTGTTTTTTCCGATGCTGAGCCAGTTTGTACTCTATGTCAGCCTCCTGATACACCAGAGGATTTCCTATCACACCAATGAAATGGACATGGTAAAATTAACTTTCATCTGTTTCACACCATATGGGTACAAACTTAATGGCAATCTTGAGCACTAATGCAAAGAACAGAGCAATACATTTGCACCGTAGCCATGTTTTCTAATAAGAATGGATGGTGCAAACATATTTTGCTACAGTGTATATTTTCTAAGTACCTTTGTGAATTCAAAAGCAAGGGAAAGAGATTGTTAACACACACTACTTGTCTGCTGTTTGTAATTCCTCAGGAGTGTGGACAGAAGGCTTTTCAGTGAAGAAAGCTCTGTTTATTAATAACCTTTGTTCAGAGGAAACTAGAGAAtggattttgcacaattttgttctttgtaaaataaaaatagggGCAACAGATTTTAGTGTCAAAATTGGTCTGCTCTATTTTATAGCCTCGTTCAAAATTGTATTTGGTCTACTTTTTGAACTGGTATAAGTGAGGGCCACAGATCTGCTATTTTGGTGACAAGTTGAAAATGTACAGCTCATGTGACAGACATCTGAAGATACAGCTCCAACGTGGAACATCtccaatgtataaaaaaaaagttttaccctGGCAAGTGTACAAAAAGCAATATTTACAGATGAATAAGAACATCCATCTATGGGATACTTGTAATATAAGAAATGGGGTCACAGATATATTGCAATAGACTGGTGTAAAAGTTGATCCTTAGTAAATCCTGGAGTGCAGTCAGATGGGGAAGGGGCAGCGGGCTTAGGATATCAGTGCTGATATATCTTGTAGGAGAACAAAGGCCTCGTGCTTTGGGTATTTAATAGAACTAAGCCTGTATAACCAGGCACTGGGGGTTTGATCAGCTCCATTGTCTTTTGCTTGGGAGTGGCAGTAGTGATTCTCCTCTAAGCATACAATCCAGTGGATGCCTAGAGAAGGCCAAGTTGGGGATATCTCACTGCTGCACTCTTCTATTTTTAAGGGCTCTGCAAGCTTTAATCACAGCATTAAATATGCTATCAGACAAACTGGATCT
It encodes the following:
- the LOC138287372 gene encoding zinc finger protein 84-like, with protein sequence MNEKDSYTCSECKMNFTHKSTLKQHQQIHKKQRLFPCTECEKSFFKKADLVGHRRIHEGVRPFHCNECGKSFTHRATLCHHRKIHIKVRPFPCTECEKRFISKEVLEVHQRIHSGQRPFSCTECGKSFTTKSYLREHERRHSGVRPFHCSECEKSFARKSRLLNHQRTHTGVRPFQCTECDKAFAQKSNLHQHQKLHTGMRPFPCTECEKGFISKASLLEHQRIHTGLKSFHCTKCDKRFTQKSNFLRHQIIHTGLRPYHCNVCEKSFTHKSTLVSHDRIHLGVKLHQCTECEKSFTRKSTLVVHLRVHTGVKPFRCTECEKTFTQKINLIEHQRIHTGVRPFQCNECEKTFARKLGLLEHKRTHAGVKPFHCSKCEKNFTRRSDLTNHKKIHTG